Genomic segment of Ardenticatena maritima:
ACCCCTTGCCACGCACGGTGTGCAGGTAGCGCGGTCGGTTTGGGTTTGCTTCCAGTTTTTTGCGTAACCAGCGAATGTGCACATAGAGCGTGCCGTATTTTTTCTTGCGCAATGCGGGGTCTTCATCATCGGGGTCAATGTTCACGTAATCTTCATCCCACTCCCATACACGGTGCGCCAACTCCCCTAGCGTAAAGAGGCGCCCCGGATGTCGCATAAGCAATTCAAGCAGCAAGAACTCTTTTGGGCGCAAATGGAAGGCGCCTCGCGGGGTTTCCAGCACCGCCAACCGGCGATCCAAGCGCACATCTCCAATTTCAAGCCAGCGGGTCTCATCAAAAGCCTTCTCAATCGCATCCAGAAGGCGCTCATTTTCAAATGGGCGAATCACTTCGTCAGCCACATGGAACGCTTCGCGAAAAGAGTCCATTTGGGGAATGTCGGATTCGCTGCCAATCAGGACCAGCGGCACACGGATTCTCCGCTGGATGGCGTGGCATGTTTCGAGCATTTCTGTGTTGGTATGCGCCAAATCCACCAGCAAGACATCGGGCGACATATACCGCGCCTGCCGCACCAGGCGCCGCCGATTGCGTTCGGCGACCACCTCATAGCCGACATCACGCAACAAGGCCGCCAGTGTGTCTAAAATGGTTTTGCGAGTCGCGAGAATAAACACACAACGCGGTTGCGTTTGCTTGCGCTTCGATTTGTCCATGTCAACCCCTTTGAGCATAACCCTTCTTTGCACGCGGGACGAGTTGCCCTTCATTTTCCTGCTGGTGTAAACATCTAAACGTTTTTTAGTGAATGATTTGCTGACATATCCAGATGATGGCAATTGACCAGCCTTGCACACCTGCTATAATCGCGCGCCGGAAAAATCCCGTGCAATGGGAGGTTTTTTATTTTGCGAGTTTGTATCGTTGTACCAACATATAATGAAAGCGACAACATCAAGCAACTCATCGAAGCGTTGTTCGCGCTTCCGCTAGATGACCTGCACATCGTCATCGTGGACGATAACTCGCCAGACGGGACAGCCGAGATTGCACGTGCCCTTGCGAACCAACACGAAGGGCGCATCCACGTCATTGTCCGCAATGGCAAGCAAGGCTTGGGCAGCGCCTACAAAATGGGCTTTGCCTACGCCCTTTCGCTCGGCGCTGACGCCGTCGTGCAGATGGACGCCGATTTTTCCCACTCTCCCGAATACATCCCGCAGATGATTGCGCTGCTCGACACCTACGACGTTGTTGTTGGGTCGCGCTATGTGGAAGGCGGGCGCGTGGATGAGCGTTGGTCCTGGTGGCGGTATTTTCTTTCGTGGTGGGCGAACCAAATCTACACGCGGGCGATTTTGCGTTTGCGCGTGAAAGATATGACGGCGGGCTTCAAAGCATTCCGACGCCACGTCCTCGAACAGATTGATTTCTCGCGCGTGGTCAGCAACGGCTACATCTTTCAGGTGGAAGTCGCCTACTTGTGTGAAAAGATGGGCTTCCGCGTTCACGAGATTCCCATCTACTTTGAAGACCGCCGCATTGGGAAAAGCAAACTGAGCGTACCCGTCAAAATCGAAGCCGCTTTGCGTGTCTGGCAAATCCGCTGGCGGCATCGCCATGTTCGCCCCATCGCGCACTCACACCCGCCGATTTACTCCACCGCATCACAACAAGAACCATGAGGTGGCAAGCCGTGTTCGATCGCCGTTGGCGTCATCTGGTTCGCCGGTTTGCTCCGGCGTTGTTTTTCTTTTTACTCCCCATGGCGCTCTTCTGGCAGGTGACACTGGGCGGGAAAAGCCTGGTTCCCTTTGACAATCTGTATCAGTTTGCCCCGTGGCATGCCTACGCCGACCAAATGGGCGTGGGATTGCCGCACAACGAATTGCTGAGCGACCTTCTGCTGGAAAATTACGCCTGGAAGCGCTATTTCCGCACCTCGTTCGAGACGCGCCAGTTGCCGCTCTGGAACCCACACATTTTCAGCGGCATGCCCTTCCTCGCCGATGGGCAGCATAGCATGCTCTACCCGCTTTCGGTGCTCTTCCTCATCATGCCGGTGTGGGCGGCATATGGCTGGTTTACGGTCATCACGCTGGCGCTCGCCGGGCTGAACATGTACATCTTCTTGCGTGTGCTTGGGTTGCGTCGAAGCGCCGCACTGCTGGGCGGGCTGGTCTTTCAAGGAAGCGCTTTTCTCACCATCAGCGTGGTCTTCCAGATGATTATCGCCGCGGCCACGTGGCTCCCGCTGCTGCTGGCGATGATTCACAAACTGTTTGAAAAAGCCCGCCAGGGCATTACCGACCCCACAGCCTACATTCCCTGGGTGTTCATTGGCAGCGTCGCGGTGGGGCTTTCGGCGCTCGCCGGGCATCCCGAAATGTTCTACTACAACGTGCTGGTGGGCGCCCTCTACGGCGTCTGGCATCTGGTCGGGTTGTGGCGCGACCAACGCAGCGCGCATCCATGGCGCATGGTGAACCTTGTGGCGTTCTGGGGCGTCGCGCTGGCATGTGTGGGGGCGCTGTTAGGAGCGGCGCAACTTGTCCCCCTGTATGAATTGGTACGCGCCAACTTCCGCGAAGGCAGCGCCACACTTGCCGAAGTGCGCAGTTGGGCATACCCACCCCGCCAATTGATGGCGTTCCTCATCCCCGATTTCTGGGGCAACCCTGCACGCCACCAGGTGTTCGATATTGTGGCGCGCACATGGCGCCCCATCATCACCCAAAACGTCATGGGGCAAACGCTCAACTACGTCGCCTGGACGCAAGGCTTGCCCACGTGGAAGAACTACGTCGAAGGGGCGGCGTATCTCGGCGTTTTCCCACTCCTGCTGGCAAGCCTGGGGGCGTGGTGGGGACGCCGTCGGCGCACGCCGCTTTTCTTTACCGTGCTGATTGTGGTCAGCATGCTCTTCATCTTTGGCACGCCTTTCTACGCCGTGCTCTACTACGGCTTGCCCGGCTGGAAGCAACTGCACACCCCCTTCCGCTGGGTGTACCCGTACACGGTTGCCGTCAGCGTGCTCGCGGCGTATGGCTGGCACGCTCTCTGCACCGAAAGCCAGCACTTGCACACCGCGGCGCGCTGGCTGGGGCGGCTGGCGCTCGCGGGGGCGCTTGGCGGGCTGGCGCTGTTGGGGCTCATGCTCATGGTGCCCACGCCTTTCGTGCGGCTTGCCGAGCGCGTCATGCAGGCGAGCGAATTGACACGCGTGGCGTTCGGCGGGGACCCGGCGCTGTTGGTGAGTTATCAATGGCGCAATTTTGCCTGGTTCGGCGTCTTCCTGGCGGGAAGTGGGCTGGCGTTGCTGGCGCTGCTGCGTCGTCATCGTTTTGCTCCCCATCTCGCGCTGGCGGTGGTTTTTGCCGACCTCTTCATTGCTGCCTGGGGGTTCAATCCCGCCACCTCACCCGATTTGATTCACTTCACCCCACCTGAGATTGCCTGGCTGACCGAGCAATTCGACCCTACAACGCCCTGGCGTCTCACCTCGCTGGATGGCGAGGGACCACCCGTTTTCATCGCCAACACGCCCTGGTTCTACGGCTTGCACGACGTTCGCGGCTACGATTCCATCATCATCAAGCATTATGTCGAGTTCATGGAGCAAGTCGAAGGGCAAGGTCAACTGCTCTACAACCGCATCTCGCCGCTCTTTTGGGAAGGCTCATTGGATAGCGCCTTGCTCGACCTGCTGAATGTGCGCTATGTGCTCACCCTGCAATCGGTGGAGCGCCCCGGTTGGCGGCTAGCCTACGAAGGCGCGGTACGCATTTACGAGAACGAAGACGTGTTGCCGCGTGCGTTCATCTTGCCGGCGGCGCAAGCCGAAGTGCGCACACATGAAGAGATCATCGCCAACTTAAAATCGCTTGACCCGCGCCGCGAGGTGTGGCTGGAAGCGACCGACGACGCCCGCCCTGCGCTCGCTGAAACGAACGCTACGCGCATGGACGCCGTCCCCGCGTCCATCCTGCGCTACACCGAAAACGAAATCGAAATGGCAGTTGAAACCGAAGCGCCGGCGGTGCTGGTGCTCGCCGACGTGTGGTTTCCCGGCTGGCGGGCGTTCGTGCGCCCCGCGGAAGGCGGCGAAGAGCGCGAAATCCCCATCTGGCGCGCCAACGGGGCGCTGCGGGCGGTGGAAGTGCCCGCCGGGGCATGGGTGGTGCGCTGGAAATACAGCCCCAACTCGGTGAAAGTGGGCTTTTTCGGCAGTTTCCTGGGCACCGTTTTGCTGGTGCTTGCCGCAGCCTACTGGTTGTGGGGGCGCATCTACCAGGAACAACCCGACGAGCACGCCGTGCGGCGCGTCGCCAAGAACAGCCTGGCGCCCATGGCGCTCCAACTCCTCAATAAAGTCGTAGATACTGTTTTCGCCGCCTTCACCGCGCGCATCCTGGGACCGGCGGGCTTGGGGGCGTATGCCTTCGCCATCGCCATCATCTGGTACTTTATCATCTTCTCGAACTTCGGGCTGGGTACGCTGCTCACGCGCGAAGTGGCAAAAGACCGTGAAGCCGCCGACCGCTATCTGGCAAGCACTATTTGGGCGCGTTTGGGGCTGTTCGCGCTCTCCGCCCCTGTGCTCTTCGCCATCATCTGGGTGTGGGAAACGCAATTTGGCTTGAGCCGCACCACCAGTTGGGCGATTGTCCTGCTGGCGATTGGATTGATTCCCAGCAACCTCGCCGACGCACTCACAGCGGTTTTTCGCGCCTTTGAGAAGTTTGAAATTCCGGCGCTCATCTCCACCATCACCACCATTTTGAAAGTGAGCATCGGAGCGGGCGCACTGCTGGCGGGCTACGGTGTCATCGGGTTGGCGGCGACTTCCATCATCACCAACATCATCACGCTGGGCTTGCTGGCGTTCTTGCTCATTCGCCAGGGGCTGGTCTCGCGCCCGCGGCTGACGTTTGATTGGTCGTTCCAGCGCACAATGCTGAGCACAGCCTTCCCACTCATGTTGAACGACTTTCTGAGCACGGCATTTTTCCGCATGGACGTGGCAATTCTCCAACCGATGAAGGGCGACACGGTTGTAGGGTGGTATAACGTCGGCTACAAATTCATTGACGGGCTGAACATCATCCCCAGTTCGTTCACCCTCGCCATCTTTCCCGTCATGGCGCGCTACGCCGAAGGCGCGCGCGACGCCCTTTTGCGTACAACGGTGCTTTCCCTGCGCTGGCTGGTCATGCTGGCATTGCCTATCTGCATCCTGACAGTGCGCTACGCGGACGGCATCATCCTCGCCTTCGGTGGTCCCGAATACCTGCCCCACTCAGCGACCGCCTTGCGCCTGCTCATCTGGTTCTTGCCATTCAGTTTCATCAACTCGGTTGTGCACTACGTCTTGATTGCCGTGAACCAACAGCGCTATCTCACGCGCGCGTTCGTCATAGGGGTTGGCTTCAACCTCGTGGCGAACCTTGCCCTTATTCCGCGCTTCTCCTATCAAGCCGCCGCCGTCAACACTGTGTTGAGCGAAATCGCTTTGCTGCTCCCCTTCTACTACCTGTTGCGTCAACACGTGGGCGCAATTCCGTGGCGGCATATTTTCGGCGCGCCGCTGCTGGCGTCGGCGCTCATGGCGTTGCCGCTCTGGGTGGGGGGCTTGCCGTTTTACGCCGCCATTCCACTCGCAGGCGTTGTGTACCTGGTGGGGTTGTTCAGCCTCAAAGCCTTCACCCCCGACGATTGGGGGGTGCTCATGCGCTTGTTGCCCGCACGCTTCACGCCTTACGTGGAACGGCTGCAAGCCCTTTCGTAAGCGGCTTGCTTCATTCAAAGGGCGTTCTATAATCGCCCCAGGAAGGAAAGGAGACGTCTATGCGTGCCTGGTCGCAATTGGACTTACCCACCAAAATCGGGATTGCAACGGCGCTTGCCGCTATGGCGCTGAGCCTTCTGGGCATTGCGCGCAACCCCGAGATTGACTTCAATGTGCGCACCTTTTTTGTGGCAACGGTCATCGCCGGTAGCACGTGGGGCTTTATCGCCTGGGGGATTGCGGTTGCCATCATGGACATTGAAGAAGAGGAGACCAATGAACACGACGCCGCCTAGGACGTCCCAGCGCGCCCGCCGCACGTTTGTGTGGTATGGCGTCGGGGGACTGGTGCTCGGCACGCTCTTCTGCCTGCTGACATGGCTCCTCAGCGCGCCAACATCGTGGCTGGCGTTCTTGTCTCCGGAGCGTCTTGGTTCGCCCTGGCCTACGCGCATTTTGCTGTTTGGCTTGGGGCTGATTGTGGTCAGCGAAATCCCCATGATGCTCTGGGTACTCATCCGCATGGCAAAGGAACGTCAGGTGCGCTTCCTCACCAACCTGACTCACGCCACGTACACGGCTTTCCCCGGCGTGTACGCCTTGATGGGCGGCCTGTTGACCGGGCAACGCTGGTGGGCATGGCCGATGCTCTTCATCTGTGTGTTTCGTTTCACCGTCAGCACATTAGCCGTTCCTCAACATCTGCACATTCAGACCAACATCGAGGCATAACACATGGGACATCTTGGCGCTGTCAAAGGGTATCTGCTGGACATGGACGGCGTGCTCTATCGGGGCAACACAGTGCGCCCCGGCGCACGCGAATGGATTGCATACTTGCATGAGCACAACATCCCCTACTTGTGTGTGACGAACAACGCCACACGCACCTCCGCCGAATACGAAGCCAAACTGGCGCGGCTTGGGATTCCCATCACCGCGGAGCGTATTTTGGGCTCGGCGGAAACCACCGCCGCCTGGTTGCAACGCCAGGCGCCCGGTGCAACTGTGTATGCTATCGGTACCGAAGGGTTGCGCTCAGAACTTCGGCGGCACGCCTTGCAGGTGGTGGACGGCGTTCCCCCCTCTGAGGTGAATGCCGTTGTGGTTGGGCTTGACCCAACACTCACGTATGAGAAGTTGAAAATCGCCACGCTTGCCATCAACGCGGGCGCGACATTCATCGGCACCAACCCGGACGCCACCTACCCCAGCGAAGAAGGGCTTGCCCCAGGATGCGGCGCAATTTTGGCGGCGGTGGAACGCGCGACCGGGCAACGCCCCATCATCATCGGCAAACCCGAGCCAATCATCTTCCGCGAAGCCCTGCGCCGATTGGGGCTACAAGCCGAAGAGGTGGCTATGGTCGGCGACCGCCTTGACACCGACATCGAAGGCGGCCACCGCATGGGCATGACCACGATTCTCATTCTGGGGGGCGTGACCAGTGAAGAGGAGTTGGAAATCACTCCCATCTTGCCCGATTACGTCTTCGCCGATTTAGGCGAGTTGCTGCGTGCTGTGCAAGAAGGGCGCGCGTA
This window contains:
- a CDS encoding response regulator transcription factor produces the protein MFILATRKTILDTLAALLRDVGYEVVAERNRRRLVRQARYMSPDVLLVDLAHTNTEMLETCHAIQRRIRVPLVLIGSESDIPQMDSFREAFHVADEVIRPFENERLLDAIEKAFDETRWLEIGDVRLDRRLAVLETPRGAFHLRPKEFLLLELLMRHPGRLFTLGELAHRVWEWDEDYVNIDPDDEDPALRKKKYGTLYVHIRWLRKKLEANPNRPRYLHTVRGKGYVFEDRGAM
- a CDS encoding polyprenol monophosphomannose synthase — translated: MRVCIVVPTYNESDNIKQLIEALFALPLDDLHIVIVDDNSPDGTAEIARALANQHEGRIHVIVRNGKQGLGSAYKMGFAYALSLGADAVVQMDADFSHSPEYIPQMIALLDTYDVVVGSRYVEGGRVDERWSWWRYFLSWWANQIYTRAILRLRVKDMTAGFKAFRRHVLEQIDFSRVVSNGYIFQVEVAYLCEKMGFRVHEIPIYFEDRRIGKSKLSVPVKIEAALRVWQIRWRHRHVRPIAHSHPPIYSTASQQEP
- a CDS encoding flippase, which encodes MRWQAVFDRRWRHLVRRFAPALFFFLLPMALFWQVTLGGKSLVPFDNLYQFAPWHAYADQMGVGLPHNELLSDLLLENYAWKRYFRTSFETRQLPLWNPHIFSGMPFLADGQHSMLYPLSVLFLIMPVWAAYGWFTVITLALAGLNMYIFLRVLGLRRSAALLGGLVFQGSAFLTISVVFQMIIAAATWLPLLLAMIHKLFEKARQGITDPTAYIPWVFIGSVAVGLSALAGHPEMFYYNVLVGALYGVWHLVGLWRDQRSAHPWRMVNLVAFWGVALACVGALLGAAQLVPLYELVRANFREGSATLAEVRSWAYPPRQLMAFLIPDFWGNPARHQVFDIVARTWRPIITQNVMGQTLNYVAWTQGLPTWKNYVEGAAYLGVFPLLLASLGAWWGRRRRTPLFFTVLIVVSMLFIFGTPFYAVLYYGLPGWKQLHTPFRWVYPYTVAVSVLAAYGWHALCTESQHLHTAARWLGRLALAGALGGLALLGLMLMVPTPFVRLAERVMQASELTRVAFGGDPALLVSYQWRNFAWFGVFLAGSGLALLALLRRHRFAPHLALAVVFADLFIAAWGFNPATSPDLIHFTPPEIAWLTEQFDPTTPWRLTSLDGEGPPVFIANTPWFYGLHDVRGYDSIIIKHYVEFMEQVEGQGQLLYNRISPLFWEGSLDSALLDLLNVRYVLTLQSVERPGWRLAYEGAVRIYENEDVLPRAFILPAAQAEVRTHEEIIANLKSLDPRREVWLEATDDARPALAETNATRMDAVPASILRYTENEIEMAVETEAPAVLVLADVWFPGWRAFVRPAEGGEEREIPIWRANGALRAVEVPAGAWVVRWKYSPNSVKVGFFGSFLGTVLLVLAAAYWLWGRIYQEQPDEHAVRRVAKNSLAPMALQLLNKVVDTVFAAFTARILGPAGLGAYAFAIAIIWYFIIFSNFGLGTLLTREVAKDREAADRYLASTIWARLGLFALSAPVLFAIIWVWETQFGLSRTTSWAIVLLAIGLIPSNLADALTAVFRAFEKFEIPALISTITTILKVSIGAGALLAGYGVIGLAATSIITNIITLGLLAFLLIRQGLVSRPRLTFDWSFQRTMLSTAFPLMLNDFLSTAFFRMDVAILQPMKGDTVVGWYNVGYKFIDGLNIIPSSFTLAIFPVMARYAEGARDALLRTTVLSLRWLVMLALPICILTVRYADGIILAFGGPEYLPHSATALRLLIWFLPFSFINSVVHYVLIAVNQQRYLTRAFVIGVGFNLVANLALIPRFSYQAAAVNTVLSEIALLLPFYYLLRQHVGAIPWRHIFGAPLLASALMALPLWVGGLPFYAAIPLAGVVYLVGLFSLKAFTPDDWGVLMRLLPARFTPYVERLQALS
- a CDS encoding HAD-IIA family hydrolase, with the protein product MGHLGAVKGYLLDMDGVLYRGNTVRPGAREWIAYLHEHNIPYLCVTNNATRTSAEYEAKLARLGIPITAERILGSAETTAAWLQRQAPGATVYAIGTEGLRSELRRHALQVVDGVPPSEVNAVVVGLDPTLTYEKLKIATLAINAGATFIGTNPDATYPSEEGLAPGCGAILAAVERATGQRPIIIGKPEPIIFREALRRLGLQAEEVAMVGDRLDTDIEGGHRMGMTTILILGGVTSEEELEITPILPDYVFADLGELLRAVQEGRA